In Streptomyces asoensis, a single genomic region encodes these proteins:
- the coaBC gene encoding bifunctional phosphopantothenoylcysteine decarboxylase/phosphopantothenate--cysteine ligase CoaBC, translating into MDKPRVVLGVSGGIAAYKACELLRRLTESGHDVRVVPTASALHFVGAATWSALSGHPVSTEVWDDVHEVPHVRIGQHADLVVVAPATADMLAKATHGLADDLLTNTLLTARCPVVFAPAMHTEMWEHPATQENVATLRRRGAVVVEPAVGRLTGVDTGKGRLPDPAEIFEVCRRVLARGVREPDLAGRHVVVSAGGTREPLDPVRFLGNRSSGKQGYALARTAAARGARVTLIAANTGLPDPAGVDVVQVGTAVQLREAVLKAAADADAVVMAAAVADFRPETYAAGKIKKQDGREPDPVVLVRNPDILAEISADRARSNQVVVGFAAETDDVLANGRAKLRRKGCDLLVVNEVGERKTFGSEENEAVVLGADGSETPVPHGPKEALAEIVWDLVTGRLG; encoded by the coding sequence GTGGACAAGCCGAGGGTCGTTCTGGGCGTCAGTGGCGGCATCGCCGCCTACAAGGCCTGTGAGCTGCTGCGCAGACTGACCGAGTCCGGCCATGACGTCCGGGTGGTCCCCACCGCCTCCGCGCTGCACTTCGTCGGTGCGGCCACCTGGTCCGCCCTGTCCGGCCACCCCGTCTCCACCGAGGTCTGGGACGACGTCCACGAGGTCCCGCACGTCCGCATCGGCCAGCACGCCGACCTGGTGGTCGTCGCCCCGGCCACCGCGGACATGCTCGCCAAGGCAACGCACGGTCTCGCCGACGACCTCCTCACCAACACGCTCCTCACGGCCCGCTGTCCCGTCGTCTTCGCGCCCGCGATGCACACCGAGATGTGGGAGCACCCGGCCACCCAGGAGAACGTGGCGACCCTGCGCCGCCGGGGCGCCGTCGTCGTCGAACCGGCGGTCGGCCGCCTCACCGGTGTCGACACCGGCAAGGGACGCCTGCCCGACCCGGCCGAGATCTTCGAGGTCTGCCGCCGGGTCCTGGCCAGGGGCGTGCGGGAGCCCGACCTGGCGGGCCGGCATGTCGTGGTCAGCGCCGGCGGCACCCGCGAGCCCCTCGACCCGGTCCGCTTCCTCGGCAACCGCTCCTCCGGCAAGCAGGGCTACGCCCTCGCCCGCACCGCCGCCGCCCGCGGCGCCCGGGTCACGCTGATCGCGGCGAACACCGGCCTGCCCGACCCGGCCGGGGTCGACGTCGTCCAGGTCGGCACGGCCGTCCAGCTGCGGGAGGCCGTCCTGAAGGCCGCCGCGGACGCCGACGCGGTCGTCATGGCGGCCGCCGTGGCCGACTTCCGGCCGGAGACCTACGCGGCGGGCAAGATCAAGAAACAGGACGGCCGGGAACCGGACCCCGTCGTTCTCGTACGGAATCCGGACATCCTCGCGGAGATCTCCGCCGACCGGGCGCGCTCCAACCAGGTGGTTGTCGGCTTCGCCGCCGAGACCGACGACGTCCTCGCGAACGGCCGGGCGAAGCTCCGGCGCAAGGGCTGCGATCTGCTGGTGGTGAACGAGGTGGGGGAGCGCAAGACGTTCGGTTCCGAGGAGAACGAGGCCGTCGTGCTGGGTGCCGACGGCAGCGAGACCCCCGTGCCGCACGGGCCCAAGGAGGCCCTGGCCGAAATCGTGTGGGACCTGGTGACAGGGCGGCTGGGCTGA
- the gmk gene encoding guanylate kinase, with protein MAVTLRGTTPEPPDARPRLTVLSGPSGVGKSTVVAHMRKQHPEVWLSVSATTRRPRPGEQHGVHYFFVTDDEMDKLIANGELLEWAEFAGNRYGTPRAAVLERLESGEPVLLEIDLQGARQVRESMAEAHLVFLAPPSWEELVRRLTGRGTEPPEVIERRLAAAKIELAAEPEFDVTLVNTSVEDVARELLALMDVV; from the coding sequence ATGGCAGTAACACTCCGGGGGACGACCCCCGAACCCCCGGACGCACGTCCGCGGCTGACCGTGCTCTCCGGCCCCTCCGGGGTCGGCAAGAGCACGGTCGTCGCTCATATGCGCAAACAGCACCCCGAGGTCTGGCTCTCGGTGTCGGCGACGACCCGCAGGCCCCGCCCCGGCGAGCAGCACGGAGTCCACTACTTCTTCGTCACCGACGACGAGATGGACAAGCTGATCGCCAACGGCGAACTGCTGGAGTGGGCCGAGTTCGCGGGCAACCGCTACGGCACTCCGCGCGCCGCCGTGCTGGAGCGGCTGGAGTCGGGTGAGCCGGTCCTCCTGGAGATCGACCTCCAGGGTGCCCGGCAGGTCCGTGAGTCCATGGCCGAGGCGCACCTGGTCTTCCTGGCCCCTCCCTCCTGGGAGGAACTGGTGCGCAGGCTCACCGGACGGGGCACCGAACCGCCCGAGGTCATCGAGCGCCGCCTGGCGGCGGCGAAGATCGAACTCGCGGCCGAGCCGGAGTTCGACGTCACCCTGGTCAACACCTCCGTCGAGGACGTGGCGCGTGAGCTGCTAGCCTTGATGGATGTTGTGTGA
- the pyrF gene encoding orotidine-5'-phosphate decarboxylase, with amino-acid sequence MTLEPFGARLRRAMDERGPLCVGIDPHASLLAEWGLNDDVAGLERFSRTVVEATADRVALLKPQSAFFERFGSRGIAVLEKTVQEARAAGALVVMDAKRGDIGSTMAAYAESFLHKDAPLFSDALTVSPYLGYGSLAPAVAAARESGAGLFVLALTSNPEGGEVQRAVRADGRDVGATMLAHLAAENAGEEPLGSFGAVVGATLGDLSAYDLDINGPLLAPGVGAQGATPADLPRVFGSAARNVVPNVSRGVLRHGPDVVALRDAVDRFAREVKAAVTSV; translated from the coding sequence ATGACCCTGGAGCCCTTCGGCGCCCGCCTGCGCCGTGCCATGGACGAGCGCGGCCCGCTCTGCGTCGGCATCGACCCGCACGCCTCCCTGCTCGCCGAGTGGGGGCTGAACGACGACGTCGCCGGCCTGGAGCGGTTCAGCCGCACGGTCGTCGAGGCCACGGCCGACCGGGTCGCCCTGCTGAAGCCGCAGAGCGCGTTCTTCGAGCGGTTCGGCTCGCGCGGGATCGCCGTCCTGGAGAAGACCGTGCAGGAGGCACGGGCGGCCGGTGCGCTGGTCGTGATGGACGCCAAGCGCGGGGACATCGGCTCGACGATGGCCGCGTACGCCGAGTCGTTCCTGCACAAGGACGCCCCGCTGTTCTCCGACGCCCTCACCGTGTCGCCGTACCTCGGTTACGGATCCCTGGCGCCCGCCGTGGCGGCGGCCCGGGAGAGCGGCGCCGGTCTGTTCGTGCTGGCGCTGACCTCCAACCCGGAGGGCGGCGAGGTCCAGCGCGCGGTACGGGCCGACGGCCGCGACGTCGGCGCGACGATGCTGGCGCACCTGGCCGCGGAGAACGCGGGGGAGGAGCCGCTGGGCTCCTTCGGGGCGGTCGTCGGCGCCACCCTCGGCGATCTGTCGGCCTACGACCTCGACATCAACGGGCCGCTGCTCGCGCCCGGCGTGGGCGCCCAGGGGGCGACCCCGGCCGATCTGCCGCGGGTGTTCGGGTCCGCCGCGCGCAATGTCGTACCGAACGTGAGTCGGGGTGTGTTGCGTCACGGTCCCGACGTCGTCGCTCTGCGTGACGCCGTCGACCGGTTCGCGCGAGAGGTCAAGGCCGCCGTGACCTCCGTCTGA
- a CDS encoding quinone-dependent dihydroorotate dehydrogenase: protein MYKIFFNLVFRRMDPERAHHLAFRWIRLAVRVPVLRTFAAAALAPRYEELRTEAFGLRMHGPFGLAAGFDKNAVAIDGMSMLGFDHVEIGTVTGEPQPGNPKQRLFRLVKDRALINRMGFNNEGSLAVAARLASRTPVFKPVVGVNIGKTKVVPEEEAVGDYVKSTERLAPYADYLVVNVSSPNTPGLRNLQATEALRPLLSAVREAADRVVTARRVPLLVKIAPDLADEDVDAVADLAVELGLDGIIATNTTIAREGLGLTSAASLVKETGGLSGAPLNARSLEVLRRLYARVGDRVTLVGVGGVEDAEDAWQRILAGATLVQGYSAFIYEGPFWGRAIHKGLAARLRTSPYATLADAVGADVRKTA, encoded by the coding sequence ATGTACAAGATCTTCTTCAATCTCGTCTTCCGGCGGATGGACCCCGAGCGCGCCCACCACCTGGCCTTCCGCTGGATCCGGCTCGCCGTCCGCGTCCCGGTGCTGCGCACCTTCGCCGCTGCCGCCCTGGCCCCCCGCTACGAGGAGCTGCGCACCGAGGCCTTCGGGCTGCGCATGCACGGCCCCTTCGGCCTGGCCGCCGGCTTCGACAAGAACGCCGTCGCGATCGACGGCATGTCGATGCTGGGCTTCGACCACGTGGAGATCGGCACGGTCACCGGCGAGCCGCAGCCGGGCAACCCCAAGCAGCGGCTCTTCCGGCTCGTGAAGGACCGGGCGCTCATCAACCGGATGGGCTTCAACAACGAGGGCTCGCTGGCCGTCGCCGCGCGCCTGGCCTCCCGTACGCCCGTCTTCAAGCCCGTGGTCGGCGTCAACATCGGCAAGACCAAGGTCGTCCCCGAGGAGGAGGCCGTCGGCGACTACGTGAAGTCGACCGAGCGGCTCGCGCCCTACGCCGACTACCTGGTCGTCAACGTGTCCTCCCCGAACACCCCGGGGCTGCGCAACCTCCAGGCCACCGAGGCGCTGCGGCCGCTGCTGAGCGCCGTGCGCGAGGCCGCCGACCGGGTGGTGACCGCACGGCGCGTCCCGCTGCTGGTGAAGATCGCCCCGGACCTGGCCGACGAGGACGTCGACGCGGTCGCCGACCTTGCCGTCGAGCTGGGCCTGGACGGGATCATCGCCACCAACACCACCATCGCGCGCGAGGGACTCGGCCTGACCTCGGCGGCGTCCCTGGTGAAGGAGACCGGCGGTCTCTCCGGAGCACCGCTCAATGCGCGCTCGCTGGAGGTGCTGCGGCGCCTGTACGCGCGCGTGGGCGACCGCGTCACCCTGGTGGGCGTCGGCGGCGTGGAGGACGCGGAGGACGCCTGGCAGCGCATCCTGGCCGGTGCCACGCTGGTCCAGGGCTACAGCGCCTTCATCTACGAGGGGCCCTTCTGGGGCCGCGCGATCCACAAGGGCCTCGCCGCCCGGCTGCGGACGAGCCCCTATGCCACCCTCGCCGACGCGGTCGGCGCCGACGTGAGGAAGACGGCATGA
- the rpoZ gene encoding DNA-directed RNA polymerase subunit omega: MSSSISAPEGIINPPIDELLEATDSKYSLVIYAAKRARQINAYYSQLGEGLLEYVGPLVDTHVHEKPLSIALREINAGLLTSEAVEGPAQ, from the coding sequence GTGTCCTCTTCCATCTCCGCGCCCGAGGGCATCATCAACCCGCCGATCGACGAGCTCCTCGAGGCCACCGACTCGAAGTACAGCCTCGTGATCTACGCGGCCAAGAGGGCCCGCCAGATCAACGCGTACTACTCGCAGCTCGGCGAGGGCCTCCTCGAGTACGTCGGTCCGCTCGTGGACACCCACGTCCACGAGAAGCCGCTCTCGATCGCCCTCCGCGAGATCAACGCCGGTCTGCTGACCTCCGAGGCCGTTGAGGGCCCGGCTCAGTAG
- the carB gene encoding carbamoyl-phosphate synthase large subunit, translated as MPKRTDIQSVLVIGSGPIVIGQAAEFDYSGTQACRILRAEGLRVILVNSNPATIMTDPEIADATYVEPITPEYVEKIIAKERPDVLLPTLGGQTALNTAISMHEQGVLEKYGVELIGANVEAINKGEDRDLFKGVVEAVREKIGHGESARSVICHSMDDVIAGVETLGGYPVVVRPSFTMGGAGSGFAHDEEELRRIAGQGLTLSPTTEVLLEESILGWKEYELELMRDKNDNVVVVCSIENFDPMGVHTGDSITVAPAMTLTDREYQRLRDIGIAIIREVGVDTGGCNIQFAVNPEDGRIIVIEMNPRVSRSSALASKATGFPIAKIAAKLAVGYTLDEIPNDITRETPASFEPTLDYVVVKAPRFAFEKFPSADSTLTTTMKSVGEAMAIGRNFTEAFQKALRSLEKKGSQFTFVGEPGDKDELLREAVRPTDGRINTVMQAIRAGATPEEVFEFTKIDPWFVDQLFLIKETADDLAAADRLDVDLLAEAKRHGFSDLQIAEIRGLREDVVREVRHALGIRPVYKTVDTCAAEFAARTPYFYSSYDEESEVAPREKPAVIILGSGPNRIGQGIEFDYSCVHASFALSDAGYETVMVNCNPETVSTDYDTSDRLYFEPLTLEDVLEIVHAETLAGPVAGVVVQLGGQTPLGLAQALKDNGVPIVGTSPEAIHAAEDRGAFGRVLAEAGLPAPKHGTATTFTEAKAIADEIGYPVLVRPSYVLGGRGMEIVYDETRLSSYIAESTEISPSRPVLVDRFLDDAIEIDVDALYDGEELYLGGVMEHIEEAGIHSGDSACALPPITLGGFDIKRLRASTEAIAKGVGVRGLINIQFAMAGDILYVLEANPRASRTVPFTSKATAVPLAKAAARISLGATVAELRAEGLLPATGDGGELPLDAPISVKEAVMPWTRFRDTSGRGVDTVLGPEMRSTGEVMGIDSVFGTAYAKSQAGAYGPLPTKGRAFISVANRDKRSMIFPARELVAHGFELLATSGTAEVLKRNGINATVVRKQSEGAGPNGEKTIVQCIHDGEVDLIVNTPYGTGGRLDGYEIRTAAVARSVPCLTTVQALAAAVQGIDALNHGGVGVRSLQEHAEHLTAARD; from the coding sequence GTGCCTAAGCGCACCGATATCCAGTCCGTCCTGGTCATCGGCTCCGGCCCGATCGTCATCGGGCAGGCCGCCGAGTTCGACTACTCCGGCACCCAGGCGTGCCGCATCCTGCGCGCCGAGGGCCTGCGGGTGATCCTGGTCAACTCCAACCCGGCGACGATCATGACCGACCCGGAGATCGCCGACGCCACCTACGTCGAGCCGATCACCCCCGAGTACGTCGAGAAGATCATCGCCAAGGAGCGCCCGGACGTCCTGCTGCCGACGCTCGGCGGTCAGACGGCCCTCAACACCGCGATCTCCATGCACGAACAGGGTGTGCTGGAGAAGTACGGCGTCGAGCTGATCGGCGCCAACGTCGAGGCGATCAACAAGGGCGAGGACCGCGACCTCTTCAAGGGTGTCGTCGAGGCCGTCCGCGAGAAGATCGGGCACGGCGAGTCCGCCCGGTCCGTGATCTGCCACTCCATGGACGACGTCATCGCGGGCGTGGAGACGCTCGGCGGCTACCCCGTCGTCGTGCGCCCCTCCTTCACCATGGGCGGCGCCGGCTCCGGCTTCGCCCACGACGAGGAGGAACTGCGCCGCATCGCCGGCCAGGGCCTGACGCTCTCCCCGACCACCGAGGTGCTCCTGGAGGAGTCCATCCTCGGCTGGAAGGAGTACGAGCTGGAGCTGATGCGCGACAAGAACGACAACGTCGTGGTCGTCTGCTCCATCGAGAACTTCGACCCCATGGGCGTGCACACCGGTGACTCGATCACCGTCGCGCCCGCGATGACGCTGACCGACCGCGAGTACCAGCGGCTGCGCGACATCGGCATCGCGATCATCCGCGAGGTCGGCGTCGACACCGGCGGCTGCAACATCCAGTTCGCGGTCAACCCCGAGGACGGCCGCATCATCGTCATCGAGATGAACCCGCGCGTGTCGCGGTCCTCGGCCCTCGCCTCCAAGGCGACCGGCTTCCCGATCGCCAAGATCGCGGCCAAGCTCGCCGTGGGCTACACCCTGGACGAGATCCCCAACGACATCACCCGGGAGACCCCGGCCTCCTTCGAGCCCACGCTCGACTACGTGGTGGTCAAGGCCCCCCGCTTCGCCTTCGAGAAGTTCCCGAGCGCCGACTCCACGCTGACCACGACCATGAAGTCGGTCGGCGAGGCCATGGCCATCGGCCGCAACTTCACCGAGGCCTTCCAGAAGGCGCTGCGCTCGCTGGAGAAGAAGGGCAGCCAGTTCACCTTCGTCGGCGAGCCCGGCGACAAGGACGAGCTGCTGCGGGAGGCCGTACGGCCCACCGACGGCCGCATCAACACCGTCATGCAGGCCATCCGCGCGGGCGCCACCCCCGAGGAGGTCTTCGAGTTCACGAAGATCGACCCGTGGTTCGTCGACCAGCTCTTCCTGATCAAGGAGACCGCCGACGACCTGGCCGCCGCCGACCGCCTGGACGTCGACCTCCTCGCCGAGGCCAAGCGGCACGGCTTCTCCGACCTCCAGATCGCCGAGATCCGCGGACTGCGCGAGGACGTCGTCCGCGAGGTCCGGCACGCGCTGGGCATCCGCCCGGTCTACAAGACCGTCGACACCTGCGCCGCCGAGTTCGCCGCGAGGACGCCGTACTTCTACTCCTCCTACGACGAGGAGAGCGAGGTCGCGCCGCGCGAGAAGCCCGCGGTGATCATCCTGGGCTCCGGCCCGAACCGCATCGGCCAGGGCATCGAGTTCGACTACTCCTGCGTCCACGCCTCCTTCGCGCTGTCCGACGCCGGGTACGAGACCGTGATGGTCAACTGCAACCCGGAGACCGTCTCCACGGACTACGACACCTCCGACCGCCTCTACTTCGAGCCCCTGACGCTGGAAGACGTGCTGGAGATCGTGCACGCGGAGACGCTGGCCGGCCCGGTCGCCGGTGTCGTCGTCCAGCTCGGCGGGCAGACCCCGCTCGGTCTGGCGCAGGCCCTCAAGGACAACGGCGTGCCGATCGTCGGCACCTCGCCCGAGGCCATCCACGCGGCCGAGGACCGGGGCGCCTTCGGGCGCGTGCTCGCCGAGGCCGGCCTGCCCGCCCCCAAGCACGGCACCGCGACCACCTTCACCGAGGCCAAGGCCATCGCCGACGAGATCGGCTACCCGGTCCTCGTCCGGCCGTCCTATGTCCTCGGCGGCCGCGGCATGGAGATCGTCTACGACGAGACCCGGCTGTCGTCCTACATCGCCGAGTCGACCGAGATCAGCCCCAGCCGGCCGGTCCTCGTCGACCGCTTCCTCGACGACGCCATCGAGATCGACGTCGACGCGCTCTACGACGGCGAGGAGCTGTACCTCGGCGGTGTCATGGAGCACATCGAGGAGGCCGGCATCCACTCCGGCGACTCGGCGTGCGCCCTGCCCCCGATCACCCTGGGCGGCTTCGACATCAAGCGCCTGCGCGCCTCCACCGAGGCGATCGCCAAGGGCGTCGGCGTGCGCGGCCTGATCAACATCCAGTTCGCGATGGCCGGCGACATCCTCTACGTCCTGGAGGCCAACCCGCGCGCGTCCCGCACGGTCCCCTTCACCTCCAAGGCGACCGCGGTACCGCTCGCGAAGGCCGCGGCCCGGATCTCCCTGGGCGCGACCGTCGCCGAGCTGCGCGCCGAAGGGCTGCTCCCGGCCACCGGCGACGGCGGCGAACTGCCGCTGGACGCGCCGATCTCCGTCAAGGAGGCCGTGATGCCGTGGACCCGCTTCCGGGACACCTCCGGTCGCGGCGTCGACACCGTCCTCGGCCCGGAGATGCGCTCCACCGGCGAGGTCATGGGCATCGACTCCGTCTTCGGCACGGCGTACGCCAAGTCGCAGGCGGGCGCGTACGGACCGCTGCCCACCAAGGGCCGCGCGTTCATCTCGGTCGCCAACCGCGACAAGCGCTCGATGATCTTCCCGGCCCGTGAGCTCGTCGCGCACGGCTTCGAACTGCTCGCCACCTCCGGTACCGCCGAGGTCCTCAAGCGCAACGGCATCAACGCCACCGTGGTGCGCAAGCAGTCCGAGGGCGCCGGCCCCAACGGCGAGAAGACCATCGTCCAGTGCATCCACGACGGCGAGGTCGACCTCATCGTCAACACCCCGTACGGCACCGGCGGCCGCCTCGACGGCTACGAGATCCGTACGGCGGCCGTGGCCCGCTCGGTGCCGTGCCTGACGACGGTGCAGGCACTCGCCGCGGCCGTCCAGGGCATCGACGCCCTCAACCACGGGGGCGTGGGAGTCCGCTCGCTCCAGGAACACGCGGAACACCTGACCGCGGCCCGCGACTAG
- a CDS encoding integration host factor, which translates to MALPPLTPEQRAAALEKAAAARRERAEVKNRLKHSGASLHEVIKQGQENDVIGKMKVSALLESLPGVGKVRAKQIMERLGISESRRVRGLGSNQIASLEREFGSTGS; encoded by the coding sequence GTGGCTCTTCCGCCCCTTACCCCCGAACAGCGCGCAGCCGCGCTCGAAAAGGCCGCCGCGGCTCGCCGGGAGCGGGCCGAGGTCAAGAATCGACTCAAGCACTCCGGCGCCTCGCTCCACGAGGTCATCAAGCAGGGTCAGGAAAACGACGTCATCGGCAAGATGAAGGTCTCCGCCCTCCTGGAGTCGCTCCCGGGCGTGGGCAAGGTCCGCGCCAAGCAGATCATGGAGCGACTCGGCATCTCCGAGAGCCGCCGCGTGCGCGGTCTCGGTTCCAACCAGATCGCGTCCCTGGAGCGTGAGTTCGGCAGCACCGGATCCTGA
- the metK gene encoding methionine adenosyltransferase: protein MSRRLFTSESVTEGHPDKIADQISDTILDALLREDPTSRVAVETLITTGLVHVAGEVTTKAYAPIPQLVRDKILEIGYDSSKKGFDGASCGVSVSIGAQSPDIAQGVDTAYENRVEGDEDELDRQGAGDQGLMFGYASDETPTLMPLPIFLAHRLSKRLSDVRKNGTIPYLRPDGKTQVTIEYDGDKAVRLDTVVISSQHASDIDLDSLLAPDIREFVVEPELKALLDEGIKIDTENYRLLVNPTGRFEIGGPMGDAGLTGRKIIIDTYGGFARHGGGAFSGKDPSKVDRSAAYAMRWVAKNVVAAGLAARCEVQVAYAIGKAEPVGLFVETFGTAQVDVEKIEKAIDEVFDLRPAAIIRDLDLLRPIYAQTAAYGHFGRELPDFTWERTDRVDALRKAAGL, encoded by the coding sequence GTGTCCCGTCGCCTGTTCACTTCGGAGTCCGTGACCGAGGGTCACCCCGACAAGATCGCTGACCAGATCAGCGACACCATTCTCGACGCCCTGCTGCGTGAGGACCCGACCTCCCGGGTCGCCGTCGAGACCCTGATCACGACCGGTCTGGTGCACGTGGCCGGTGAGGTCACCACCAAGGCCTACGCGCCGATCCCCCAGCTCGTGCGCGACAAGATCCTCGAGATCGGCTACGACTCCTCCAAGAAGGGCTTCGACGGCGCCTCCTGCGGTGTCTCGGTGTCCATCGGCGCCCAGTCGCCGGACATCGCCCAGGGCGTGGACACGGCCTACGAGAACCGCGTCGAGGGCGACGAGGACGAGCTGGACCGCCAGGGCGCCGGCGACCAGGGGCTGATGTTCGGCTACGCGTCGGACGAGACGCCCACCCTGATGCCGCTGCCGATCTTCCTGGCGCACCGGCTGTCCAAGCGCCTGTCGGACGTCCGCAAGAACGGGACCATCCCCTACCTGCGCCCCGACGGCAAGACCCAGGTCACCATCGAGTACGACGGCGACAAGGCCGTCCGCCTCGACACCGTCGTCATCTCCTCGCAGCACGCGAGCGACATCGACCTGGACTCCCTGCTCGCCCCCGACATCCGTGAGTTCGTGGTGGAGCCGGAGCTGAAGGCGCTCCTGGACGAGGGCATCAAGATCGACACCGAGAACTACCGTCTGCTCGTCAACCCGACCGGCCGCTTCGAGATCGGCGGCCCGATGGGCGACGCCGGCCTGACCGGCCGCAAGATCATCATCGACACCTACGGCGGCTTCGCGCGGCACGGCGGCGGCGCCTTCTCGGGCAAGGACCCGTCCAAGGTCGACCGCTCGGCCGCGTACGCGATGCGCTGGGTCGCGAAGAACGTGGTGGCCGCGGGTCTGGCCGCCCGCTGCGAGGTCCAGGTCGCCTACGCCATCGGCAAGGCCGAGCCGGTCGGCCTGTTCGTGGAGACCTTCGGCACCGCCCAGGTCGACGTCGAGAAGATCGAGAAGGCCATCGACGAGGTCTTCGACCTCCGCCCGGCCGCGATCATCCGCGACCTCGACCTGCTGCGCCCGATCTACGCGCAGACCGCCGCGTACGGCCACTTCGGCCGTGAGCTGCCCGACTTCACGTGGGAGCGCACGGACCGCGTGGACGCCCTGCGCAAGGCCGCCGGACTGTAG